TCCTGCAGACGAAGTACGTCGGCCAGAAGCGCTTCTCCCTGGAGGGCGGCGAGTCGGTCATCCCGCTGCTGGACGCGGTCCTCGACTCGGCCGCCGAGTCCCGCCTGGACGAGGTCGTCATCGGCATGGCCCACCGCGGCCGCCTGAACGTCCTCGCCAACATCGTCGGCAAGTCGTACGCCCAGATCTTCCGTGAGTTCGAGGGCAACCTCGACCCGAAGTCGATGCACGGCTCCGGCGACGTCAAGTACCACCTGGGCGCCGAGGGCGTGTTCACCGGTCTGGACGGCGAGCAGATCAAGGTCTCGCTGACCGCCAACCCCTCGCACCTGGAGGCGGTCGACCCGGTCCTCGAAGGTGTCGTCCGCGCCAAGCAGGACGTCATCAACAAGGGCGGCACCGACTTCACGGTCCTGCCGATCGCCCTGCACGGCGACGCGGCCTTCGCGGGCCAGGGTGTGGTCGCGGAGACCCTGAACATGTCGCAGCTGCGCGGCTACCGCACCGGCGGCACGGTCCACATCGTCATCAACAACCAGGTCGGTTTCACGGCGGCGCCCGAGTCCTCGCGCTCCTCCATGTACTCGACCGACGTGGCCCGCATGATCGAGGCCCCGATCTTCCACGTGAACGGCGACGACCCGGAGGCCGTGGTCCGCGTCGCGCGGCTCGCCTTCGAGTTCCGCCAGGCGTTCAACAAGGACGTGGTGATCGACCTCATCTGCTACCGCCGCCGCGGTCACAACGAGTCGGACAACCCGGCCTTCACCCAGCCGCTGATGTACGACCTGATCGACAAGAAGCGCTCGGTGCGCAAGCTCTACACCGAGTCCCTCATCGGTCGCGGCGACATCACCCTGGAAGAGGCCGAGCAGGCGCTGCAGGACTACCAGGGCCAGCTGGAGAAGGTCTTCACGGAGGTCCGCGAGGCCACCTCGCAGCCGGCCGCCGCGGAGCCCTCGGACCCGCAGGCCGAGTTCCCGGTCGCCGTGAACACCGCGGTGACCTCGGAGGTCGTCAAGCGGATCGCCGAGTCCCAGGTCAACATCCCCGACCACATCACCGTCCACCCGCGTCTGCTGCCGCAGCTGCAGCGCCGGGCGTCGATGGTCGAGGACGGCACCATCGACTGGGGCATGGGCGAGACCCTCGCGGTCGGCTCCCTGCTGCTGGAGGGCGTCCCGGTCCGCCTGGCCGGCCAGGACTCGCAGCGCGGTACGTTCGGCCAGCGCCACGCGGTCATCATCGACCGTGAGACGGGCGAGGAGTACACGCCGCTGCAGTACCTCTCCGAGGACCAGGCGCGGCTGAACGTCTACAACTCCCTGCTGTCCGAGTACGCGGCGATGGGCTTCGAGTACGGCTACTCGCTGGCCCGCCCCGACGCGCTCGTGATGTGGGAGGCCCAGTTCGGCGACTTCGTCAACGGCGCCCAGACGGTCGTGGACGAGTTCATCTCGTCGGCCGAGCAGAAGTGGGCGCAGACCTCCGGTGTGGTCCTGCTCCTGCCGCACGGCTACGAGGGCCAGGGCCCGGACCACTCCTCGGCCCGCCCGGAGCGGTTCCTGCAGCTCTGCGCGCAGAACAACATGACGGTCGCGATGCCGACGTCCCCGTCGAACTACTTCCACCTCCTGCGGTGGCAGGTGCACAACCCGCACCACAAGCCGCTGGTCGTCTTCACCCCGAAGTCGATGCTGCGTCTGAAGGCCGCCGCGGCGAAGGCGGAGGAGTTCACGACCGGGCAGTTCCAGCCGGTCATCGGCGACGCGTCGGTCGACCCGGCCGCCGTCAAGAAGGTCGTCTTCTGCGCCGGCAAGGTCTACTACGACCTCGAGGCCGAGCGGAAGAAGCGCGGCGTCACGGACACGGCGATCCTCCGCATCGAGCGCCTGTACCCGCTGCCGGGTGCCGAGATCCAGGCCGAGATCGCCAAGTACCCGAACGCCGAGAAGTACCTGTGGGCCCAGGAGGAGCCGGCGAACCAGGGTGCGTGGCCGTTCATCGCGCTCAACCTGATCGACCACCTGGACCTGGCGGTCGGCGCGGACGTCCCGCACGGCGAGCGCCTGCGCCGCATCTCGCGTCCGCACTCCTCGTCCCCGGCCGTCGGTTCCGCCAAGCGGCACCAGGCCGAGCAGGAGCAGCTGGTGCGTGAGGTGTTCGAGGCCTGAGCCTCTGACACCGGGTGACCGACGGAACCGGCCCCGACGCCTCGTCCGAGGTGTCGGGGCCGGTTCCTTGTCCCAGCCGTCCTCAGAAGAGCGAGTGCCCGAGGGGCGGGTCGTAGAGGACCGCGAGGCCCCGGGCCCAGGCGTGAGCGGGGGCGTCCTGGTCGGCGCGCAGCAGGCGGACCCGTTCGAGGAGGTCCG
Above is a window of Streptomyces sp. DT2A-34 DNA encoding:
- a CDS encoding multifunctional oxoglutarate decarboxylase/oxoglutarate dehydrogenase thiamine pyrophosphate-binding subunit/dihydrolipoyllysine-residue succinyltransferase subunit; protein product: MSPQSPSNSSISTDTDQAGKNPAAAFGANEWLVDEIYQQYLQDPNSVDRAWWDFFADYKPGAPAAPAPAGTAAAGAAETTTAPAAPAAPAAPAAPAAPSVPAPAPAAAAPAAPAPAPAAAKPAPAAKPAQPKKAEPAAAADGPEYVTLRGPSAAVAKNMNASLELPTATSVRAVPVKLLFDNRIVINNHLKRARGGKISFTHLIGYAMVQAIKAMPSMNWHYAEKDGKPTLVKPPHVNFGLAIDLVKPNGDRQLVVAGIKKAETLNFFEFWQAYEDIVRRARDGKLTMDDFTGVTVSLTNPGGLGTVHSVPRLMPGQSVIMGVGSMDYPAEFQGTSQDTLNKLGISKVMTLTSTYDHRVIQGAASGEFLRVVANYLLGENGFYDEIFEALRIPYEPVRWLKDIDASHDDDVTKAARVFELIHSYRVRGHVMADTDPLEYKQRKHPDLDITEHGLTLWDLEREFAVGGFAGKSMMKLRDILGVLRDSYCRTTGVEFMHIQDPKQRKWIQDRIERSHSKPEREEQLRILRRLNAAEAFETFLQTKYVGQKRFSLEGGESVIPLLDAVLDSAAESRLDEVVIGMAHRGRLNVLANIVGKSYAQIFREFEGNLDPKSMHGSGDVKYHLGAEGVFTGLDGEQIKVSLTANPSHLEAVDPVLEGVVRAKQDVINKGGTDFTVLPIALHGDAAFAGQGVVAETLNMSQLRGYRTGGTVHIVINNQVGFTAAPESSRSSMYSTDVARMIEAPIFHVNGDDPEAVVRVARLAFEFRQAFNKDVVIDLICYRRRGHNESDNPAFTQPLMYDLIDKKRSVRKLYTESLIGRGDITLEEAEQALQDYQGQLEKVFTEVREATSQPAAAEPSDPQAEFPVAVNTAVTSEVVKRIAESQVNIPDHITVHPRLLPQLQRRASMVEDGTIDWGMGETLAVGSLLLEGVPVRLAGQDSQRGTFGQRHAVIIDRETGEEYTPLQYLSEDQARLNVYNSLLSEYAAMGFEYGYSLARPDALVMWEAQFGDFVNGAQTVVDEFISSAEQKWAQTSGVVLLLPHGYEGQGPDHSSARPERFLQLCAQNNMTVAMPTSPSNYFHLLRWQVHNPHHKPLVVFTPKSMLRLKAAAAKAEEFTTGQFQPVIGDASVDPAAVKKVVFCAGKVYYDLEAERKKRGVTDTAILRIERLYPLPGAEIQAEIAKYPNAEKYLWAQEEPANQGAWPFIALNLIDHLDLAVGADVPHGERLRRISRPHSSSPAVGSAKRHQAEQEQLVREVFEA